Proteins encoded in a region of the Hippopotamus amphibius kiboko isolate mHipAmp2 chromosome 11, mHipAmp2.hap2, whole genome shotgun sequence genome:
- the UNC5CL gene encoding UNC5C-like protein, translated as MCSYESSFQPAQFLLLVGVPVASAILLAQCLRWRCPRRLLGSCWKLESQEEPASLPTRLPENESSRECPPATLQEAAAFYQELHSPTQGQTVVRQLMHKLLVFSAREVDHRGGCLMLQDTGISLLIPPGAVSVGRQERVSLILVWDLSDAPSLSRTQGLVSPVVACGPHGASFLKPCTLTFKHCAQQPSQARTYSSNTTLLDAKAWKPLGRPGDHTSRDECRIHLSHFSLYTCVLEVPAGREARKWLQLAMFCSPLAPGQSHLQLRVYFLNNTPCALQWAMTNEQPHGGRLRGPCQLFDFTGARGDQCLKLKYISEGWENVDDSSCQLVPHLHIWHGKCPFRSFCFRRKAANENEDCSALTNEIIVTMHTFQDGLETKYMEILRFQASEEESWTAPPPVTQPPPCNRLPSELFEQLQMLLEPNSITGNDWRRLASHLGLCGMKIRFLSCQRSPAAAILELFEEQNGSLQELHYLMTIMERLDCASVIQNYLNGTQSGSPARVCGGAQDNQGLELDEKL; from the exons ATGTGCTCCTATGAGAGTTCCTTCCAACCCGCCCAGTTCCTACTGCTGGTGGGGGTTCCAGTGGCAAGTGCCATCCTTCTGGCCCAGTGCCTTCGATGGCGCTGTCCTCGCCGGCTGCTGGGTTCCTGCTGGAAGCTGGAGAGCCAAGAGGAGCCAGCATCCCTTCCCACTCGCCTACCTGAAAATGAGTCCTCCAGGGAATGCCCGCCGGCCACGCTGCAGGAGGCAGCTGCCTTCTATCAGGAACTGCACTCGCCCACCCAAGGCCAGACCGTCGTCAGACAGCTGATGCACAAGCTGTTGGTGTTTTCAGCTCGAGAGGTGGACCACCGCGGCGGCTGCCTGATGCTCCAGGATACGGGCATTTCCCTGCTCATCCCACCAG GTGCTGTGTCTGTGGGCCGCCAGGAGCGGGTGTCACTGATCCTGGTGTGGGATCTGTCAGATGCCCCGTCGCTCTCCCGAACCCAGGGGCTGGTGAGCCCTGTGGTGGCATGTGGCCCCCATGGGGCCTCCTTCCTGAAGCCCTGCACCCTCACCTTCAAGCACTGTGCCCAGCAGCCCAGCCAGGCCCGTACCTACAGCAGCAACACGACCCTGCTGGACGCCAAGGCCTGGAAGCCGCTGGGGCGGCCGGGAGACCATACCTCCCGGGATGAATGTCGCATCCACCTCTCCCACTTCAG CCTCTACACCTGTGTGCTGGAGGTGCCTGCGGGCCGGGAAGCCCGCAAGTGGCTGCAGTTGGCCATGTTCTGCTCGCCGCTGGCCCCGGGGCAGTCCCACCTGCAGCTGCGCGTCTACTTCCTCAACAACACGCCCTGTGCCCTGCAGTGGGCCATGACCAACGAGCAGCCACATGGTGGGCGCCTGCGCGGGCCCTGCCAGCTCTTTGACTTCACTGGGGCCCGAGGGGACCAGTGCCTGAAACTCAAATACATCTCAGAAG gttgGGAGAATGTGGACGACAGCAGTTGCCAGCTGGTTCCCCATCTGCACATCTGGCATGGAAAGTGCCCCTTCCGCTCCTTCTGCTTCCGGAGAAAAGCAG CCAATGAGAACGAGGACTGCTCGGCACTGACCAATGAGATCATCGTCACTATGCACACCTTCCAGGAT GGCTTAGAGACCAAGTACATGGAAATCCTCAGATTCCAGGCGTCAGAGGAGGAATCCTGGACAGCACCACCCCCTGTCACCCAGCCACCCCCATGCAATAG GCTGCCCTCAGAGCTCTTCGAGCAGCTGCAGATGTTGTTGGAGCCAAACAGCATCACTGGCAATGACTGGCGACGACTGGCCTCCCACCTGGGGCTCTGCGGTATGAAAATCCG GTTCCTGTCCTGCCAGCGCAGCCCCGCAGCAGCCATCCTGGAGCTGTTTGAGGAGCAGAACGGCAGCCTGCAGGAGCTGCACTACCTCATGACCATCATGGAGCGGCTGGACTGTGCCTCCGTCATCCAGAACTACCTGAACGGGACGCAAAGCGGCAGCCCAGCCCGGGTCTGCGGGGGCGCCCAGGACAACCAGGGCCTGGAGCTGGATGAGAAGCTCTGA
- the TSPO2 gene encoding translocator protein 2 → MWPQGAAFVALPLLGPTLVWLLTHHWLSGWCDSLRNLPWCPSHRVLLLVWTRIYSVTGYASYLVWKDLGGGFGQPLALPLGLYAVQLAISGTILILLFAAHTLGLALLHLLLLFGLVVSMALTWHPVNKLAALLPLPYLAWLTVVASITYRLWRDGLCPEHQPRPTGEKSD, encoded by the exons ATGTGGCCTCAAGGGGCTGCCTTCGTGGCCCTGCCCCTCCTGGGGCCCACCCTGGTCTGGCTGCTCACCCATCATTGGCTGTCTGGTTGGTGTGACAGCCTGAGAAACCTGCCCTGGTGCCCATCCCACAGAGTCTTGCTGCTGGTGTGGACAAGAATCTACTCTGTCACGGG CTATGCCTCCTACCTGGTGTGGAAGGACCTGGGAGGGGGCTTTGGGcagcccctggccctgcccctgggCCTCTATGCTGTGCAGCTCGCCATCAGCGGGACCATCCTGATTCTCTTGTTCGCAGCCCACACCCTTGGTCTG gccCTGCTGCACCTGCTGCTGCTTTTCGGGCTGGTGGTGAGCATGGCGCTGACCTGGCATCCCGTCAACAAGCTGGCTGCCCTGCTCCCGCTGCCCTACCTGGCCTGGCTCACCGTGGTCGCTTCCATCACCTATCGCTTGTGGAGGGACGGCCTCTGTCCAGAGCACCAGCCCCGGCCCACGGGGGAGAAGAGCGACTga